The following are from one region of the Hymenobacter radiodurans genome:
- a CDS encoding alpha/beta hydrolase — translation MTLFRHFRLLPRLVVAIVLLVMGVQPLAAQQPLTRDTSFTVASALRKARKDNPTITLAQPAFPSTIQAQRNLTYCTVGGRPLQLDIFYPKAKRSRGYPAVLLIHGGGWSSGDRSHHAPMAQQLAAKGYVTVTVEYRLSPEARYPAAVTDLKAAVRWLRTQAGTYPIDTTRIAVWGFSAGGQMSALLGTTNGDAQLEGSACQTSRSSHVQAIIDVDGTLAFIHPESGEGDDSRGLSAATRWFGASKTDQPALWHQAGALNHVTAQTPPILFLNSSVDRMHAGRDDMIKKLDAFGIYHETHVFPKAPHTFPLFNPWFDLTLEHTVAFLAKVFPKRP, via the coding sequence ATGACTTTATTTCGCCATTTCAGATTACTTCCTCGGTTAGTCGTAGCCATCGTACTGCTGGTCATGGGTGTGCAGCCACTAGCCGCCCAACAGCCGCTTACGCGCGATACTTCTTTTACGGTGGCTAGCGCCCTGCGAAAAGCCCGCAAGGACAATCCAACCATTACTCTGGCCCAACCCGCGTTTCCCTCCACCATTCAAGCGCAGCGAAACTTAACCTACTGTACCGTGGGCGGGCGGCCATTGCAGCTCGATATCTTTTATCCGAAGGCAAAGCGCTCCCGAGGTTACCCGGCCGTGTTGCTTATCCACGGTGGCGGTTGGAGTTCCGGCGACCGCTCTCACCACGCGCCGATGGCTCAGCAGCTCGCCGCCAAGGGCTACGTGACGGTCACAGTGGAGTACCGCTTGTCGCCGGAAGCCCGGTACCCGGCCGCCGTGACCGACCTAAAGGCCGCCGTGCGCTGGCTGCGGACTCAGGCGGGCACCTACCCCATCGACACTACTCGAATTGCCGTCTGGGGATTTTCGGCAGGAGGACAAATGTCCGCTTTACTGGGCACGACTAACGGTGACGCGCAGCTGGAGGGTTCGGCCTGCCAGACGAGCCGTTCCAGTCACGTGCAGGCCATCATTGATGTGGATGGTACGTTGGCCTTTATCCATCCTGAGTCGGGGGAGGGCGATGACAGCCGAGGGCTTTCCGCCGCTACACGCTGGTTTGGCGCATCCAAAACAGACCAGCCCGCCCTGTGGCACCAAGCCGGCGCCCTGAACCACGTCACGGCCCAGACGCCACCCATCCTGTTCTTAAACAGTTCCGTCGACCGTATGCACGCGGGCCGCGACGACATGATCAAAAAACTGGATGCCTTCGGTATCTACCACGAGACGCACGTTTTTCCCAAGGCGCCGCACACGTTTCCCCTGTTCAACCCTTGGTTTGACTTAACCTTGGAGCATACTGTCGCGTTCCTGGCTAAGGTTTTCCCGAAGCGGCCATAA
- a CDS encoding gliding motility-associated C-terminal domain-containing protein has protein sequence MDAGPDKEILAGTSVVLEGRADGTYPVTWTPQAGLTFRENDPLRPVASPTVTTTYTISAGEGGCADSDQVTVTVRPPIRIPNAFTPNGDGRDDTWQIEFIEQFPDNTVSIFNRWGNRIFSAENYSRANEWKGDINGQPAPVGTYYYVVVTKGPLGKSYSGSITILY, from the coding sequence GTGGATGCCGGGCCCGACAAGGAAATTCTGGCAGGCACCTCCGTAGTATTGGAAGGCCGCGCCGATGGTACCTATCCCGTGACGTGGACGCCGCAGGCGGGGCTGACTTTTAGAGAAAATGATCCGTTACGGCCCGTCGCCTCGCCCACTGTTACAACTACTTACACTATCTCGGCGGGGGAAGGCGGCTGCGCCGACAGCGACCAGGTGACGGTGACGGTGCGCCCGCCCATCCGCATTCCCAATGCCTTTACGCCGAACGGCGACGGCCGCGACGACACCTGGCAGATTGAGTTCATCGAGCAATTCCCAGACAATACGGTGAGCATATTCAACCGCTGGGGCAACCGGATCTTCTCGGCCGAAAACTACAGCCGGGCCAATGAGTGGAAGGGCGACATCAATGGGCAGCCCGCTCCGGTTGGCACCTACTACTACGTCGTCGTCACGAAAGGCCCGCTGGGCAAGTCCTACAGCGGATCAATTACGATTCTGTACTAA
- a CDS encoding PKD domain-containing protein produces the protein MLTDGRMVAPAGSGVMSDRNGSLLFYTNGDTVWSRDHNIMLNGTGMGGNRLTTDGPLAIKRPGIVPPGAPTRYFLFTQDAQGGPKGLSYSEIVIPVGGQGEVVAATKNTLLTRGTAEKMTGVLHKNGCDVWIIVHGWGAATNGTENRGDSFLAYRVTPAGVQLPPIISTVGALHAPSVAAQGYRGQMKVSPDGEQLAVARFSEATDSSGTVELFDFDAETGVVSNPQIIDSNAGRYYGVEFSPSRNYLYATVQSPPQLLQFDLSATNIPASKQIIPLNQSPAVNLGSMQAAPDDKIYVARENGPAVGFITYPDSLGAKAAYADDSLALGGRRSGLGLPNFNQSSLLRVGIGAQITACREISFQASFAVQTPDLVYAWTFGDGTTSTLKDPVHTYATPGDYTVTLRITNDCFCRETRGIIRVPALPQPGSIGTTQTVCAGTAPAPLTSTVNASGDAGLPLVYQWESSTDNTTFTAVNGATGATFQPPVSLTPGITYFRRRAQLLLPSGSGPYCTPSFTASVAITVTPAVTAGTIGADQAVCAGSSAAPLTSTAPATGGTGTFTYQWESSADNITWGAIPGATAETFAPGAITATTYYRRQVRSGACSTPPSNVVTLTVVPALTAGRIAADQTLCAGSTPAPLTSETPGTGGTGQIAYQWESSTDNITWAANGGATGPTYAPGQLSATTYFRRQAGSGTACAPALSNVITITVTPALTAGTIGADQRVCAGSPVAPLTSTAPPTGGNGTYAYQWESSGNNADWAPIVGATSAAYAPGPLASDTYFRRRVNSGPCAPQYSPSVAIIVLPNLTAGSIAASQTLCAGATPAPLISTGEAGGAGNIAYQWETSTDNSTWTPLGGATGPTYAPGQLSATTYFRRQANASPACAPVFSNVVTITVLPALTAGTIGTDQTLCPGATPASLTSTAGPGGGTGTFEYQWESSGNNADWVLIVGATGAGYSPGPLASTTYYRRRVTSGTCGSAYSPSVVLTVLPVLSAGSIAADQTICAGATPAPLSSSSAAGGGTGTFAYQWESSTDNATWTAIGGATNPTFAPGALTATTFFRRRVTSGTGTCSTATSNVVTIQVQPVVTPTVSLAAPPVQCPGIPLTFTAVVTNAGAAPTFAWFVNNVAVASGPTFTSSTLVSGDQVRVEVAPTAGLCSSAPAVATVTVTRTPTPLPTLAITVQPGGPVCLGAPLTFNLASVTEAGPNPDYQWQVNGSDVAGATGPTFTSTTLRAGQTVTLRLRTNTACGQPVTAISNGIAVQLSPQWMWMPGPTRKFWQAPP, from the coding sequence GTGCTGACCGATGGGCGGATGGTAGCGCCCGCCGGCTCCGGTGTGATGTCGGACAGAAATGGTAGCCTGCTCTTCTATACCAACGGCGACACCGTGTGGAGCCGCGACCACAACATCATGCTCAACGGCACGGGCATGGGAGGCAATCGCCTCACCACCGACGGCCCCTTGGCTATCAAGCGACCCGGTATAGTTCCTCCCGGTGCCCCAACGCGCTACTTTCTATTTACGCAAGATGCCCAAGGCGGCCCCAAGGGCCTGAGCTACTCAGAAATCGTGATTCCCGTAGGTGGGCAGGGCGAGGTAGTCGCAGCTACTAAAAATACGCTCCTCACCCGCGGCACGGCCGAAAAGATGACGGGCGTACTGCACAAGAACGGCTGTGACGTCTGGATAATCGTGCACGGCTGGGGTGCGGCAACCAACGGCACTGAGAACCGCGGTGACTCTTTTCTGGCGTACCGCGTGACACCGGCTGGTGTGCAACTCCCCCCCATCATTTCGACCGTTGGAGCTTTGCATGCGCCGAGTGTAGCAGCCCAGGGTTACCGCGGCCAGATGAAAGTGTCGCCCGACGGCGAGCAGCTGGCCGTGGCGCGATTCAGCGAAGCCACCGATAGCAGCGGTACCGTTGAACTGTTTGACTTCGATGCCGAAACAGGTGTAGTAAGTAACCCCCAAATTATTGACAGTAACGCGGGCCGTTACTACGGGGTCGAGTTTTCGCCCAGTCGCAACTACCTCTACGCCACAGTGCAAAGCCCACCCCAGCTGCTGCAATTCGATTTGAGTGCCACTAACATACCAGCCAGCAAGCAGATCATTCCGCTCAACCAATCGCCCGCTGTCAATCTGGGCTCCATGCAGGCCGCCCCCGACGACAAGATTTACGTGGCCCGCGAAAATGGGCCCGCCGTTGGGTTTATCACCTACCCCGACTCGCTGGGGGCGAAAGCAGCTTACGCCGATGACAGCCTGGCGCTGGGCGGTCGGCGTAGTGGATTGGGTCTGCCCAATTTCAACCAAAGCTCTTTGCTGCGAGTCGGCATTGGCGCGCAAATCACGGCTTGTCGCGAAATATCTTTTCAGGCCAGCTTCGCCGTTCAAACCCCCGATCTGGTGTATGCGTGGACCTTCGGTGATGGCACCACTTCTACTCTAAAAGATCCCGTTCACACCTACGCTACGCCCGGCGACTACACGGTGACACTGCGCATTACCAATGACTGCTTTTGCCGCGAAACTCGGGGTATTATCCGGGTGCCGGCCCTGCCCCAGCCTGGGAGTATTGGCACCACCCAGACGGTATGCGCTGGAACGGCACCGGCTCCTCTGACCAGCACGGTCAATGCTTCGGGCGACGCCGGCCTGCCGCTGGTTTACCAATGGGAGTCGTCCACGGATAACACCACTTTCACGGCTGTCAACGGAGCTACTGGCGCTACCTTCCAGCCGCCAGTTTCGCTGACGCCCGGCATTACCTATTTCCGGCGGCGTGCGCAACTACTGTTGCCTAGCGGATCAGGCCCTTACTGTACCCCTTCCTTTACCGCATCTGTAGCTATTACCGTAACCCCAGCCGTGACGGCTGGCACTATTGGCGCCGACCAAGCAGTGTGTGCCGGCAGCAGCGCAGCGCCCCTGACGAGCACCGCCCCGGCCACGGGTGGCACAGGTACGTTTACCTATCAGTGGGAATCATCAGCTGATAACATCACCTGGGGGGCAATTCCGGGCGCCACAGCCGAAACTTTTGCGCCGGGGGCCATCACAGCCACCACCTATTATCGGCGCCAAGTGCGCTCCGGCGCTTGCTCCACGCCGCCTTCCAACGTGGTAACGCTGACGGTTGTGCCGGCCCTCACGGCCGGTCGCATCGCGGCCGATCAAACCCTCTGCGCGGGCTCTACACCAGCCCCTCTCACCAGCGAAACCCCAGGCACGGGCGGCACAGGCCAAATTGCTTATCAGTGGGAATCATCAACGGATAATATAACCTGGGCGGCCAATGGTGGAGCCACTGGCCCCACGTATGCACCTGGTCAGCTTAGTGCCACGACCTATTTCCGGCGCCAAGCGGGCTCCGGTACTGCTTGTGCACCTGCCTTGTCCAATGTCATTACCATCACCGTGACGCCAGCGCTGACGGCCGGCACTATTGGCGCCGACCAAAGGGTATGTGCGGGCAGCCCCGTAGCGCCGCTGACCAGTACGGCGCCCCCTACGGGCGGTAACGGTACGTATGCGTATCAGTGGGAATCTTCAGGAAATAATGCCGATTGGGCGCCCATCGTCGGGGCCACCAGTGCCGCCTATGCACCGGGCCCACTCGCTTCTGATACCTACTTCCGGCGGCGCGTAAACTCAGGGCCCTGTGCCCCGCAGTATTCGCCTTCTGTAGCCATAATCGTGCTGCCCAACCTAACGGCTGGCAGCATTGCCGCCAGCCAAACCCTCTGCGCAGGCGCCACCCCGGCTCCGCTTATCAGCACCGGCGAGGCCGGTGGGGCGGGGAACATTGCCTACCAGTGGGAGACCTCCACGGATAACTCGACATGGACACCCTTGGGCGGAGCTACTGGCCCCACGTATGCACCGGGCCAACTTAGCGCCACGACCTATTTCCGGCGCCAAGCTAATGCCAGCCCTGCCTGCGCTCCTGTATTTTCGAATGTAGTTACCATCACCGTTTTGCCCGCCCTAACGGCCGGCACGATTGGCACTGATCAGACGCTTTGTCCGGGCGCTACTCCCGCTTCTCTCACCAGCACGGCGGGTCCTGGTGGTGGCACGGGCACGTTCGAGTACCAATGGGAATCATCGGGGAACAACGCGGATTGGGTGCTTATCGTCGGGGCTACTGGTGCTGGCTATTCACCTGGGCCGCTTGCTTCTACCACTTATTACCGCCGGCGCGTAACGTCAGGAACTTGCGGATCAGCGTACTCGCCTTCCGTTGTCCTGACGGTGCTGCCAGTGCTGAGCGCGGGCAGCATCGCTGCTGACCAGACTATTTGCGCAGGCGCTACACCGGCCCCGCTCAGCAGTTCTAGCGCGGCTGGTGGTGGCACAGGCACGTTTGCTTACCAGTGGGAATCGTCGACAGATAACGCAACCTGGACAGCTATAGGTGGCGCCACCAACCCAACTTTCGCGCCTGGCGCACTTACGGCTACCACTTTCTTCCGCCGCCGAGTTACATCGGGCACCGGTACCTGCTCTACGGCGACTTCCAACGTAGTCACGATACAGGTGCAGCCCGTCGTAACTCCTACCGTAAGTCTGGCCGCCCCACCCGTGCAGTGCCCCGGTATTCCCCTCACCTTCACGGCCGTGGTTACTAATGCGGGGGCCGCACCTACTTTCGCTTGGTTCGTCAACAACGTGGCCGTGGCCAGTGGACCTACCTTTACCAGTAGCACGTTGGTTTCCGGCGACCAAGTACGCGTTGAAGTGGCGCCCACGGCGGGGCTGTGCAGTTCGGCTCCTGCTGTGGCTACAGTCACGGTAACGCGCACGCCTACGCCGCTGCCCACGCTCGCCATTACCGTGCAGCCGGGCGGGCCGGTTTGCCTAGGCGCACCGCTTACCTTCAATCTGGCGAGTGTGACAGAGGCTGGCCCGAACCCTGACTACCAGTGGCAGGTAAATGGCAGCGACGTAGCAGGGGCTACGGGTCCAACCTTCACCAGCACGACGCTGCGTGCAGGCCAGACCGTGACGTTGCGCCTGCGCACAAACACAGCATGCGGGCAGCCCGTTACGGCCATATCGAATGGCATAGCTGTGCAACTTAGCCCCCAGTGGATGTGGATGCCGGGCCCGACAAGGAAATTCTGGCAGGCACCTCCGTAG